The DNA region GCTCGACCCACCGAGGTCACACTGACCGCGATGTCGTGCGCGTCGATCGATCGGCGCGCAGTCGTCACGAATGCTCGCCGCTCACCTCCTCTCCTTCGGCGTCCGCTCGGTGCGGATCGCCTCGGGCCGCGCCGACTGGCTCGGGCCGTCCGTCGAGATCGGCCGTTGAACCGTCCCCGGCTCGCGCGCCATCGCGATGGGCGCTGTGTCCGCGCCCGCGTCCTGGTGCGCGAGGCGCTCGAGCAGCGCGCGGATGCTGTCGCAGATGGGCACGGCGGCAGCGAGCAGCGCCGGGGCGTCGGCGCGGTGGAACACCATCACCTCGCCCGCGCTGTGCGCCAGCTCGGCTACGCCGGCGAGGTCTCCGACCTGGGCCACCGTCATGCGGACGTCCGGCAGCGCACAGCCTGGGTGCGTGCGCGCCAGCGCCTCCAGGCGCAAGCGGTCGGCCATCACGGCGCGCGCGACCGCGCGGAGGTGCGCCGGGAACACGGCACGGTGTGGGGCCCACGGCTGCTTGCCCGCGATCACCTGGTGCGCCGCATGCCGCACGACCCGAGGCGGCTCGAGGCCCAGGCCCAGGCTCCCGACGACCAGCGCGAAGCCCTCGGCGTACGCCAGCAGCCCAAGCACCTCGGTCACGGTCGTCTGTCGCAGCGCGATGCGCGCGATCGTCGGGGTCATCACGCGGACCACCAGCCCACCCACCACACGCCGACGTTCGCCGCGCCCGCGAGCTCGCCCATCACCGCCCCTCCGGTCCGCGGCGCCGGCGCTGACGTACCAGGACACCGACGCGTTCGAGCGCCTCGCTCAGCGTCGTCGAATCGACCGCGAGCACGCGCGCCGCGGCGCTGACGTTGCCGCCCGCGCCCAGGTAGGCGCCCAGGCGCGGCGCCGTGCGCCGCAGGTCGAGCTGATTGTCGGGCCACGCGAACCGGACCATCGCCTCCTGGCGATCGACGGGTAGCTCGGCGAACCGGTGCACGCTGCCCAGCTCGACGAGCAGCGCGTCGAGGAGCGCTGGCACGTCGCTGGGCCGGGCGCTGATCGGCGGCACCTGGATCTCCTCCAGGCGACGCGCGCGCTCCGCCAGCGAGCCGAGCGCGCTCTCGAGCGTCGGCGCCGCGACGATGGCCCGCGCCCGCGCGCGGGGGCCAAACAAGGCCGTGACCAGGTGCGCGCTCGCGTGCTTGCCGCGCAGGGGGCGCAGATCCACGAACATCGATCCGGCCTCGACCCGGGCGAGCGCCGCCGCGACCCCGGTCCGCGTCATCAGCGCGTCGAGCACGACGAACGGCTGGTCGCGGCGTGGCGACGCGCGGTGCAGCGCCGCGGCGAGCAGCTCGGGCTCGCTACCCTGCGGGCCGGTCACGAGCAGCGGCGGTTGCTCGCGCTGCGCCACGTCGACCAGGGCCTGGTCGATCACGGCGTGCGCGTCGTAGCCGAGCGCCCGCTGCAACGCGACGCGCAGCGCGACGAGGTGATCATCGAGCGCCAGCAGCTCAGTCGCGCCCACGGTGAAGCGCTCGCCCGCGAGCAGCGGCGCGCGCTCCTCGCGACGTCCGCCGAAGTACGTCCCGTTCTGCGAGTGGTTGGTCACCACCAGCCAGTTGCCGTCGCGCTCCAGCCGAGCGTGCAACCGCGAGACGTACTGGTGCGGGAGACTCAGATCGATCTGGGTCGGGATCCCAGAGCCGAGGGTGAACGCGAACCGCGTGCGGTCGAGATGAAAGGTCAGCTCGTCGCCGAACACCTTGATCTGGGTCACCGCATCGGACGGCGGGAGCGGCCCCGCCTCGACGCGCGCGAGCGGGTCGGTCGACTGGTTCAGGTTGGTCCGGTCACTGGCAGGTGCCATGGTGCCTACTCATACGATGCGATGCCCGTCCGCCTACCCGGTTGTGGGGTCACTGCGGACATTCCGCGATCCACCCCCGAACTCTGCCATCCATCTAGAATCGCGGACAAATTCAAGGCTACTTCAGTTAGGGGGTCAAGTCCGGATTTTCATCACTTGCCCCCGAATGCAGGTTTTTGAGTTCCATCGGCGGCGCCGCTGGGATAAGCGTAAGAGGAGTCGATGAATCCGATGGAGCCTAGGGTGGCGGGGCCGGCGGCAGCGGCGGCGACGATCGGCCCGTACGAGATCGTCCGCAAGCTGGGCGCCGGCGGCATGGGCCAGGTGTTCCTGGCGCGGCACGCGGTGCTCGGGCGCGAGGTCGTGGTCAAGCAGATCCTGCCGGCGCTGGCGACGTACCCGGCGGCGGTCGCGCGGTTCATCGTCGAAGCCCAGGCCGCGGCTCGCCTCGCGCATCGCCATGTCGTCGTCATCCACGACTGCCAGACCGACGCGCACGGCGTTCCGTACCTCGTGCTCGAGTACCTGCGCGGGTGCTCGGTCGCCGAGTGGCTGGAGCGATGGCAGCGGCGCGCCGCGTCCGGCGCGCCCAAGCCAGTGTCTCCGGGCCTCGTGCTGGTGGTGCTCGCCCAGGCCGCCGCCGGGATCGCCCACGCCCACGCCCACGGGATCATCCATCGCGACATCAAGCCCGACAACCTGTTCCTGACGGCCGCGCCCGCCGAGGACGCAGCCCGGCTCGCCGCGGCCGGTCTGCGGACCGACCTCCACATCAAGGTTCTCGACTTCGGCATCGCCAAGCTCGCCGAGGGGCTCGGGGCCGGCACCGGCACAGGACTCGCGGTCGGCACCCCGGCGTACATGAGCCCGGAGCAGCTCAAGGACGCCAAGCACATCGACCTCCGCGCCGACATCTACAGCCTCGGCGTCGTCGCGTACCAGCTGCTCACTGGCGGAACCCTGCCCTGGGGCGACAGCTCGCCCGTGACCATCTACGAGCGCCAGAGCCTCGAGCCCGCGCCCGATCCGCGCGTTGGCGCGCCTGACCTCCCGCGCGAGCTGTCCGACGTCGTGCGCCGGTCGATGGCGCGGCAGCTCGACGCGCGCTGGGCCACGATCGGCGACTTCATCCGCGCGTTCGCGGCCGCGACGCCCGCCGCGGACGGACTGCCCGACGGGATGCGGATCCTGGCGGCGTACGCCCCCGAGCTGCTCACCGCGTCCCCGGCGCCGGCGCCGCTCGCCGGCCCCGCGACCGACGCGCTCCCACCGGGTGTCATCGCCGCCGCCGCCATGCCCACGACCCTCGGCAGCAGCGCGCACCCACGCGCCCTGGTTCCTCCCGGCCGGCCACGGCGCGGGCTGATCGTCGCGCTCGGCGCCGCAACGGTCGCGGGTGTGGTCGTTGCGATCGTGCTCGCATCGAGCGGCGGCACAACGCCGCCCTCGGGCGCCGCCCAGGCCGCCGCGGGCACCGCGGTCGATGGCGGCGTCGAGACGGACGCGTCGGCGCTCGACGCCGCGACCCTCGCACCGCCGCCCGTCGATGCCGCCACGCCGATCGATGCCGGCCCGGCCGCGGACGCCGCGCCTCGTCGACGAACCACGTCACCACCTCCGCGCGACGGCGCCGGCAGCGGTTCGACCCGCGGATATCGCGACGTCTTGAAGCCTTAGGAACGTCATGCGCCCAGTCACCCTCGCCACGCTCGCGCTCGCCGTCGTCCTCGCCGCGATCACCGCCCGGCCCGCAGCCGCGCAGAAGTCGTGCGACTTCCTGGTGCCACCGTCGGGCGGCGCGTTCGAGATCGCGGTGCATCCGGCCTACCTCACGAGCCTGCAGTTCCCGAACAAGCTCACCAGCGCCAACACGAGCGACCTGGCCGAGTACGAGATCCGCAAGGACGGGGACACCGGCCTGCTCATCCGCCCCAAGGCCGCGTCGGTGCCGCCGGCCAACATCAACGCGCAGAGCGGACCGATCCGCGTCAGCGTCGGCCTGCGCACCGTCGCCGACGCCAAGGACGCGTGCGCCCTCGTGACCTTCACCGCCACCACCGAGGAGGAAGCCCGCCAGCGCGCGATCGACGAGGCCGTCGCCGCCCAGACTGCCGCGCTCAAGGCCGAGGTCGCCGCGGTCAAGCGCGACATCGCCGCGCAGGTCCGAGCCCAGCTCGACGCCGCCATCGCCGACCGCGCGATGGCGCGGCTCGACCTCGCGCGCCTGACCGCGGTCGAGCGCAACGACGACGGGGTCGTGGTGTGGGCCCTGCGCGCGGTCTACCTCGGCAGCGCGCTGCTGGTGAACGTCGAGATCGAGAACCGCTCGGGGGCGACCTTCCGTGTCGCCGGGCTCGAGCTGCGCGACGGCGCCAAGAACCTCGCGACCGCGGCGCGCCTCGCCACTGGCGCCAGCGCCGGCATCGTCGGTACGGTCGCCTCGGGCGCCAAGGTCCGCGGCGTGGTCGTGGTGCGCGACGCCAGTCAGCTCACCGGCAAGGACCTGGTCCTGGTGGTGCGCACGCCCGACGGCAAGGGCCAGATCACCGTGCGCAAGCTGGGACTCCGGTAGTGCGTCGACGCGTCGTCATCACGCTCGTGCTCGGCGCGCTGGCGCCGGTGACGGGGCGCGCCGCGCGTGCCGATCGCTTCGAGGCCTCGCTCGCGGGCGCGGCCCACGGCGGGGTCGCGCGGGTCGGGGAGACCGGCGCGTCGACGACCAGCGTCCCCACGATCGGCGCGACCGCACGCGCGACCTACGCCTGGCGCAACGCCCTGGCCTGGGACCTCCAGCTCGGCGCCGCGCTCACCCAGCCGGCCACGTTCGCCGACGCCGAGATGGACGTGAACGGTCGCCCCGAGCGCGGCGCGGTCACCCGGCGCACGATCACGACCGCCGCGCAGCTCGGCGCCGAGCTGCGCCTGGGCGCGCGCACCGTCCCCACCCTGCGCCTCGGCCTCGGCCCGCAGCTGCGCTACCGCACCGCGTCCGATCTGGGCTCGTTCCCCGACGCCGTGCCCGCCGCGCTCGGCGTCGACGCCGTCGTCTCGGTCGGGCTCGGGATCGATCTGCGCCTCGATCGCCACCGCGTGATCGGCGTCGCGCTCCAGCTCGACCACGCCCAGCCGCTCGGCGACGCCCCGGCCCTCGACGTGATCGCGCTCAACGTCCGCGTCGCGCACTTCTGGTATCCCCGCTGGGGAGCGCCGTCGTGGTGACCGCTCGGCGGTCATTGACCGCGCCCCCGATCCTCGCTACCGCTCGCGCTGGAGGTCGTCTGATGGTGTGTGCCCGCCTCGCGTTCGCCCCCTGTGTCGCCGCGCTCGCGCTGGCCGCCGCGGCGTGCGTCGGCGACGACGGCCCCGGCCCCGACGGGCCCAGCGGCACCGTCGGCGGACGCGTGCTCATGACCCTCGACGGCCCGCTCATCGGCGCCCAGGTGGCGATCGATCACCTCGAGTACCGCGGCGCCACCCCGGTCGTGCGCTCGCACATCGGCGACCGCACCACCGACGCCGCCGGCCACTTCGAGATCCCCACCGGCACCGCGTCGGGCTACTTCTTGATCACCACCCGCGGCGGCGAGTTCACCGACTACGCCACCGGCGCCCGCATCGTCCTCGACCCGACCGACGCGCTGACCGCGCTGCTCTACACCGACTCGCTCGAGGAGCTCACCACCGGCCTGGTCACGCCGATCACCCACCTCGCGCACCGGATGGTCGTCGCGCGCACCACCGCCGGCACCGACCCCACGCTGGTCGACTCGCACGCCCTGGTCAACGACCACCTCGATCACCACTTCGGCGACGTGCCCTGGGAGCGCATCGCCCCCGCCGATCTCGGCACCGCCCAGCCCAGCCCCACGGCCGAGGTCCGCGCCGCGTTCGTCCTGGCCGCGTGGTCGCTGGTCGCGCGCGACATCGCCGCCGCCGCCGGGGCCTCGGCCCAGGAGATCAACCCGTACACCCTCGCGATCGATCTGGGTCGCGACCTCGCGATGGGCCCGTTCGACGGCGACGACGGCAACGCCCGCGCCAGCGGCTCGGGCATCCAGCTCGGCGCGTGCCCCGCCATCGACCCGACCTGCATCCCGACC from Myxococcales bacterium includes:
- a CDS encoding serine/threonine protein kinase — protein: MEPRVAGPAAAAATIGPYEIVRKLGAGGMGQVFLARHAVLGREVVVKQILPALATYPAAVARFIVEAQAAARLAHRHVVVIHDCQTDAHGVPYLVLEYLRGCSVAEWLERWQRRAASGAPKPVSPGLVLVVLAQAAAGIAHAHAHGIIHRDIKPDNLFLTAAPAEDAARLAAAGLRTDLHIKVLDFGIAKLAEGLGAGTGTGLAVGTPAYMSPEQLKDAKHIDLRADIYSLGVVAYQLLTGGTLPWGDSSPVTIYERQSLEPAPDPRVGAPDLPRELSDVVRRSMARQLDARWATIGDFIRAFAAATPAADGLPDGMRILAAYAPELLTASPAPAPLAGPATDALPPGVIAAAAMPTTLGSSAHPRALVPPGRPRRGLIVALGAATVAGVVVAIVLASSGGTTPPSGAAQAAAGTAVDGGVETDASALDAATLAPPPVDAATPIDAGPAADAAPRRRTTSPPPRDGAGSGSTRGYRDVLKP
- a CDS encoding FHA domain-containing protein; the encoded protein is MAPASDRTNLNQSTDPLARVEAGPLPPSDAVTQIKVFGDELTFHLDRTRFAFTLGSGIPTQIDLSLPHQYVSRLHARLERDGNWLVVTNHSQNGTYFGGRREERAPLLAGERFTVGATELLALDDHLVALRVALQRALGYDAHAVIDQALVDVAQREQPPLLVTGPQGSEPELLAAALHRASPRRDQPFVVLDALMTRTGVAAALARVEAGSMFVDLRPLRGKHASAHLVTALFGPRARARAIVAAPTLESALGSLAERARRLEEIQVPPISARPSDVPALLDALLVELGSVHRFAELPVDRQEAMVRFAWPDNQLDLRRTAPRLGAYLGAGGNVSAAARVLAVDSTTLSEALERVGVLVRQRRRRGPEGR
- a CDS encoding DUF2381 family protein, which encodes MRPVTLATLALAVVLAAITARPAAAQKSCDFLVPPSGGAFEIAVHPAYLTSLQFPNKLTSANTSDLAEYEIRKDGDTGLLIRPKAASVPPANINAQSGPIRVSVGLRTVADAKDACALVTFTATTEEEARQRAIDEAVAAQTAALKAEVAAVKRDIAAQVRAQLDAAIADRAMARLDLARLTAVERNDDGVVVWALRAVYLGSALLVNVEIENRSGATFRVAGLELRDGAKNLATAARLATGASAGIVGTVASGAKVRGVVVVRDASQLTGKDLVLVVRTPDGKGQITVRKLGLR